In the Kaistella sp. 97-N-M2 genome, one interval contains:
- the rpoC gene encoding DNA-directed RNA polymerase subunit beta' produces the protein MSNKNKTSNFTKITIGLASPENILQDSRGEVLKPETINYRTHKPERDGLFCEKIFGPVKDYECACGKYKRIRYKGIVCDRCGVEVTEKKVRRERIGHIGLVVPVAHIWYFRSLPNKIGYLLGLPSKKLDMIIYYERYVVIQQGMAKRADGADFDDKEFLTEEEYLDILDTLPAENQYLDDSDPNKFIAKMGAEAVEQLLSRIDLDALSFDLRHKAHNESSKQRRTEALKRLNVVEAIRGANTRMVNRPEWMIMRVLPVIPPELRPLVPLDGGRFATSDLNDLYRRVIIRNNRLKRLLEIKAPEVILRNEKRMLQESVDSLFDNTRKSSAVKSESNRPLKSLSDSLKGKQGRFRQNLLGKRVDYSARSVIVVGPNLKLHECGIPKDMAAELYKPFIIRKLIERGIVKTVKSAKRIIDRKEPVVYDILEGIMKGHPVLLNRAPTLHRLGIQAFQPKMIEGKAIQLHPLVTTAFNADFDGDQMAVHLPLGPEAILEAQLLMLGSQNILNPANGSPITVPSQDMVLGLYFMTKELASTDERKVLGEGLTFYSPEEVEIAYAEGKVSLNAKVRCRLPVKEEGEIKTKLIETTTGRILFNQIVPKESGYVNELLTKKSLRNVIGRVLADTDFPTTVRFLDDMKDLGYSNAFKGGLSFSLGDIAIPAEKKGMIATAVENVDEIKANYNMGLITDTERYNQVIDVWTNTNAGLTEMIMSRMKTDQGGFNSVYMMLDSGARGSKEQIRQLSGMRGLMAKPQKAGSTGAEIIENPIVANFKEGLSILEYFISTHGARKGLADTALKTADAGYLTRRLVDVAQDVIITENDCGTLRGTEITALKKNDEVVERISERILGRVSLHNIYDPETDEILVEADQLINEALAKVVEAAGIDMVEARSPLVCEAKKGICAKCYGRNLATGKPIHMGEAVGVIAAQSIGEPGTQLTLRTFHQGGTASNITENPSIVARRDGIVEMDEVRTVTSENEEGKKAEILVSRSTEFRLVADNAARTPLMVAVVPYGSELLVKPGDKVKKGDTIAKWDPYNAVIIAESAGKVEYEDIIQGISFQLEIDEQTGFEEKVISESRNKKAVPTLKVVDSKGVEQKAYNLPVGAHLMVNDGEKIKAGKVMIKIPRKSAKSGDITGGLPRVTELFEARNPSNPAVVTEIDGVVSYGKIKRGNRELIVEAKTGEISKYLVKLSNQILVQENDFVRAGTALSDGSITPDDILKIKGPTAVQEYLVNEIQEVYRLQGVKIDDKHFEIIVRQMMTKVSIVDGGDTHFLEGALEHKYDFLLENNRVFGLKVVVEAGDSKEFKPGQMITTKELRDENSKLKREDLALVEVREALSATATPVLQGITRAALQTKSFMSAASFQETTKVLNEAAVSGKVDYLSGLKENVIVGHRIPAGTGLKDYQNVIVGSKKEFEDIN, from the coding sequence ATGTCAAATAAAAATAAAACAAGTAATTTTACTAAAATTACGATCGGTCTTGCTTCTCCGGAGAACATCCTACAGGATTCCCGCGGCGAAGTTCTAAAGCCCGAAACAATTAACTACCGTACGCACAAGCCGGAAAGAGATGGTCTTTTCTGCGAGAAAATTTTCGGTCCTGTTAAGGATTACGAATGTGCGTGTGGAAAATACAAAAGAATCCGCTACAAAGGAATCGTTTGTGACCGTTGTGGTGTAGAAGTTACCGAGAAAAAAGTGCGTAGAGAAAGAATCGGACACATTGGTCTGGTTGTGCCTGTGGCTCACATCTGGTACTTCCGTTCTTTACCAAACAAAATCGGTTACCTTTTAGGTTTGCCTTCCAAAAAGCTCGACATGATTATCTATTATGAAAGATATGTCGTGATTCAGCAAGGGATGGCAAAAAGAGCCGATGGTGCAGATTTTGACGACAAAGAGTTTTTAACAGAAGAAGAATATCTGGATATTCTAGATACGCTTCCGGCTGAAAACCAATATCTTGATGATTCCGATCCGAATAAATTCATCGCCAAAATGGGTGCTGAAGCGGTGGAGCAGTTGTTAAGCAGAATCGATCTTGATGCTTTATCTTTCGATTTACGTCACAAAGCACACAACGAATCTTCGAAACAAAGAAGAACTGAAGCCTTAAAAAGGTTGAACGTGGTAGAAGCAATCAGAGGTGCAAATACCAGAATGGTTAACCGTCCGGAATGGATGATTATGCGTGTTCTTCCTGTAATTCCACCAGAATTGAGACCTTTGGTTCCATTGGATGGTGGTCGTTTTGCGACTTCAGATTTAAATGATCTTTACCGTCGTGTAATCATCAGAAACAACCGTTTGAAGAGACTTTTGGAAATTAAAGCTCCGGAAGTAATCCTTCGTAACGAAAAAAGAATGTTGCAGGAGTCTGTAGATTCATTGTTCGATAATACAAGAAAATCTTCAGCCGTAAAATCTGAATCCAACAGACCATTGAAATCACTTTCAGATTCATTGAAAGGAAAACAGGGCCGTTTCCGTCAGAATTTACTTGGAAAGCGTGTGGATTATTCAGCGCGTTCCGTAATTGTTGTGGGTCCAAACCTGAAATTGCACGAATGTGGAATTCCAAAAGATATGGCCGCGGAATTATACAAACCGTTCATCATCAGAAAACTGATTGAAAGAGGAATTGTAAAAACCGTAAAATCCGCAAAAAGAATCATCGACAGAAAAGAACCTGTTGTTTATGATATCCTGGAAGGGATTATGAAAGGTCACCCTGTTCTTTTGAACAGAGCACCTACTTTGCACAGACTGGGAATCCAGGCTTTCCAGCCAAAAATGATCGAAGGTAAAGCAATTCAGCTTCACCCTTTGGTAACTACGGCATTTAACGCGGATTTCGATGGTGACCAAATGGCGGTCCACTTACCTTTAGGACCGGAAGCTATTTTGGAAGCCCAACTTTTAATGTTAGGTTCTCAGAATATCTTGAATCCCGCAAATGGTTCGCCAATTACGGTACCTTCTCAGGATATGGTTTTGGGTCTTTATTTCATGACCAAAGAATTAGCTTCAACGGACGAGAGAAAAGTATTGGGCGAAGGCTTAACTTTCTATTCTCCGGAAGAAGTGGAGATTGCTTACGCCGAAGGAAAAGTTTCCCTAAACGCAAAAGTAAGATGTAGACTTCCTGTAAAAGAAGAAGGCGAAATCAAAACCAAATTAATTGAAACAACGACTGGTAGAATTTTATTCAACCAAATTGTTCCAAAAGAATCCGGTTACGTTAATGAACTTTTAACTAAGAAATCATTAAGAAACGTCATTGGTAGAGTGTTGGCAGATACCGATTTCCCAACAACCGTACGCTTCCTGGATGATATGAAAGACTTAGGTTATTCAAACGCATTCAAAGGTGGACTGTCCTTTAGTTTGGGAGATATTGCCATTCCGGCCGAAAAGAAAGGAATGATTGCAACTGCAGTAGAAAATGTAGACGAAATTAAGGCCAACTATAACATGGGTCTAATTACAGATACTGAAAGATATAACCAGGTAATCGATGTTTGGACAAACACCAACGCCGGATTAACCGAGATGATTATGAGCAGAATGAAAACCGATCAAGGTGGGTTCAATTCCGTTTATATGATGCTTGATTCCGGAGCTAGGGGTTCCAAAGAGCAGATTCGTCAGCTTTCCGGAATGCGTGGCTTGATGGCAAAACCTCAAAAAGCAGGTTCTACCGGAGCTGAAATCATCGAAAACCCGATTGTGGCGAACTTTAAAGAAGGTCTTTCAATTTTGGAATACTTTATCTCCACTCACGGTGCGCGTAAAGGTCTTGCAGATACCGCTTTGAAAACGGCTGATGCTGGTTACCTTACCCGTAGATTGGTAGACGTTGCACAGGATGTGATCATTACTGAAAACGACTGTGGAACTTTACGAGGTACTGAAATTACAGCATTGAAGAAAAACGACGAGGTTGTTGAAAGAATCTCCGAGCGTATTTTAGGTCGTGTTTCTCTTCACAATATTTATGATCCGGAAACCGATGAAATTCTTGTCGAGGCAGATCAGTTGATTAACGAAGCTTTGGCAAAAGTAGTTGAAGCAGCCGGCATCGATATGGTTGAAGCCCGTTCACCACTTGTTTGTGAAGCGAAAAAAGGAATCTGTGCGAAATGTTACGGCCGTAACTTAGCAACAGGTAAACCAATTCACATGGGTGAAGCGGTAGGAGTTATTGCCGCACAATCCATCGGTGAGCCGGGAACTCAGTTAACATTGAGAACCTTCCACCAAGGGGGAACTGCGAGTAATATTACAGAGAATCCTTCCATCGTTGCAAGACGAGACGGTATTGTTGAAATGGATGAGGTAAGAACCGTAACTTCAGAAAACGAAGAAGGTAAAAAAGCCGAGATCTTGGTTTCACGTTCCACAGAATTCCGTTTGGTCGCAGACAATGCAGCAAGAACACCTTTGATGGTGGCTGTTGTACCTTATGGTTCGGAACTATTGGTAAAACCAGGCGACAAAGTTAAAAAAGGAGATACCATTGCGAAATGGGATCCGTATAATGCGGTAATTATTGCAGAATCTGCTGGTAAAGTAGAGTATGAAGATATTATCCAGGGTATTTCATTCCAGTTGGAAATTGATGAGCAGACCGGTTTCGAGGAGAAAGTAATTTCTGAATCCCGTAACAAGAAAGCCGTACCAACTTTAAAAGTTGTAGATTCCAAAGGAGTAGAGCAAAAAGCCTATAACCTTCCAGTCGGCGCCCACTTAATGGTGAACGACGGGGAGAAAATTAAGGCCGGTAAAGTAATGATCAAGATCCCTCGTAAATCCGCGAAATCCGGAGATATTACAGGGGGTCTACCGAGAGTTACCGAATTGTTCGAAGCGAGAAATCCTTCAAACCCAGCGGTAGTAACAGAAATCGACGGTGTAGTTTCTTACGGAAAAATCAAAAGAGGTAACCGTGAGTTGATCGTGGAAGCAAAAACTGGAGAAATCTCCAAGTATTTGGTGAAGCTATCGAACCAGATTTTAGTGCAGGAAAATGACTTCGTAAGAGCAGGAACGGCACTTTCTGACGGATCCATCACACCGGATGATATCCTGAAAATTAAAGGACCAACCGCCGTACAGGAATATTTGGTTAACGAAATCCAAGAGGTTTACCGTCTTCAAGGCGTGAAAATCGATGATAAACACTTCGAGATTATTGTTCGTCAAATGATGACCAAAGTTTCAATTGTTGATGGTGGAGACACGCATTTCTTAGAAGGAGCTTTAGAGCACAAATACGATTTCTTATTAGAAAACAACAGAGTATTCGGCTTGAAGGTAGTTGTAGAAGCCGGCGATTCGAAAGAATTTAAACCTGGGCAAATGATTACCACCAAAGAACTGAGAGACGAGAATTCCAAACTGAAACGTGAGGATCTGGCCTTGGTAGAAGTTCGCGAAGCTTTATCTGCAACCGCCACACCGGTATTGCAGGGGATTACGAGAGCAGCCCTTCAAACCAAATCGTTCATGTCTGCAGCCTCTTTCCAGGAGACAACCAAAGTTTTAAACGAAGCAGCGGTTTCCGGGAAAGTAGATTACCTGAGCGGTCTGAAAGAAAACGTAATTGTTGGACACAGAATTCCGGCAGGTACAGGTCTGAAAGATTACCAAAACGTGATCGTAGGTTCCAAAAAAGAATTCGAAGACATTAATTAA
- a CDS encoding DUF3467 domain-containing protein — protein MDNNQNQNQNQDPNNININLNEMIAAGVYCNLALVNHSPSEFVVDFIQMMPGVQQANVRSRVILAPLHAKRVLTALQQNITNYEQQFGEIKEVEPFVLGQNNVQA, from the coding sequence ATGGACAACAACCAAAACCAAAACCAAAATCAGGATCCAAACAACATCAACATCAATTTAAACGAGATGATTGCTGCAGGCGTTTATTGCAACCTTGCTCTAGTAAATCATTCTCCCTCAGAATTCGTAGTAGATTTCATCCAAATGATGCCGGGAGTTCAGCAGGCTAACGTAAGATCAAGAGTAATTCTTGCTCCACTACACGCCAAGAGAGTCTTAACAGCTCTTCAGCAGAACATCACCAACTACGAACAACAGTTCGGAGAGATCAAAGAAGTTGAGCCTTTCGTTTTAGGACAAAACAACGTACAGGCATAA
- a CDS encoding DUF427 domain-containing protein — MKAIWNGKILAESNSTIVVENNHYFPDDSLNKDFFFLTNHHTSCPWKGQASYYNIEVDGKTNENGAWFYPSPNDAAMNIKNYVAFWQGVEVKE, encoded by the coding sequence ATGAAAGCAATCTGGAACGGTAAAATACTCGCCGAAAGCAACAGCACCATTGTCGTCGAAAACAATCATTATTTCCCCGACGATAGCCTGAACAAAGATTTTTTCTTCTTAACCAATCATCATACCTCCTGCCCATGGAAAGGTCAGGCCTCCTATTACAACATCGAAGTCGACGGCAAAACGAACGAAAATGGCGCCTGGTTCTATCCCAGTCCCAACGACGCCGCGATGAACATCAAAAATTATGTCGCTTTTTGGCAAGGGGTGGAAGTAAAAGAATAA
- a CDS encoding helix-turn-helix domain-containing protein, whose amino-acid sequence MNESLFNLAEHTNRSIFLTGKAGTGKTTFLNDFVSKTRKKHIVVAPTGIAAINAGGVTIHSMFGLPLRTFLPTTERIDSNMANNIADLMHHFKYRKDKLKLLREIEIIIIDEVSMLRADVLDMMDFSLRSVRRNQQKFGGVQMLFIGDLYQLPPVVRDEYVLKQYYDSPFFFDSYALKELPLITLELTTVYRQTDEKFVEILNEIRDGAVSDIDFETLNERYIPDFEPTNEPYVYLTSHNRMADEINQKKLAELKGKSHFYNAEITGNFNENQYPNDEVLELKKGCQIMFLRNDASGEKRYFNGKLAEVVEVDEKEISVIIDGEDDIYTLKKETWDQKRYSLGDDKSIQEEVLGSFKQYPIRLAWAVTIHKSQGLTFDRLIIDAGKSFASGQVYVALSRCRTLEGIVLKSKITPNVIFADKRVSKFQDETHANDRVEEILNTEKYDYSIKKISSRLDCKWIAGSLEMWYNSAKFSKFLDQDKAKFIYGSLKPDVSNFGVIFEKFEKIIQQKTHKFIQGTEEWEEIETKAKGAVNFFFSNINEKVFSPLKEFYAESKGVKGLKQYNEDFRVFLDDLEDYLNDLKTVHLLETPLFDKSLDVPVTAKIAKIPSHILTFQLFEDGKTIPEIAKERGLVTETIYGHLAKFAEQGLLEIARIFDKEKIKTFEKEFKKSSYETLNDWKRVLPNDFEFNEIRLLLNHFNFRKK is encoded by the coding sequence ATGAACGAATCTCTCTTCAACTTAGCTGAACATACGAACCGCAGTATCTTTCTCACCGGAAAAGCCGGTACGGGAAAGACGACTTTTCTGAACGATTTTGTAAGCAAAACCCGCAAAAAACACATCGTGGTGGCGCCCACAGGAATTGCGGCCATCAACGCAGGCGGCGTTACAATTCACTCCATGTTCGGGCTTCCGTTGAGAACGTTTCTACCTACTACCGAGCGCATCGACAGTAACATGGCGAATAATATCGCCGACCTGATGCACCATTTTAAATACAGAAAAGACAAGCTTAAACTCCTGCGCGAAATCGAAATTATTATTATTGATGAAGTCTCCATGCTGCGCGCGGATGTTTTGGATATGATGGATTTTTCTCTGCGTTCCGTTCGCCGGAATCAACAGAAATTTGGTGGTGTTCAAATGCTTTTCATCGGCGATCTTTACCAGTTGCCGCCCGTTGTGCGCGACGAATATGTTTTGAAACAATATTACGACTCGCCGTTCTTTTTCGACAGTTATGCTTTAAAAGAATTGCCTTTGATCACGTTGGAATTAACGACGGTTTACCGCCAAACCGACGAAAAGTTCGTGGAAATTTTAAATGAAATCCGTGACGGTGCGGTGTCCGATATCGATTTTGAAACCCTAAACGAAAGATATATTCCGGATTTTGAGCCGACGAACGAACCTTATGTTTACCTGACCTCGCACAACCGCATGGCAGACGAAATTAACCAGAAGAAACTCGCGGAACTGAAAGGCAAATCTCATTTCTACAATGCGGAAATCACGGGCAATTTTAATGAAAACCAGTATCCGAATGACGAAGTTTTGGAGCTGAAAAAAGGCTGCCAGATCATGTTTCTGCGGAATGATGCAAGCGGCGAAAAAAGATATTTCAACGGAAAACTAGCGGAAGTTGTAGAAGTTGACGAGAAAGAAATTTCCGTCATCATCGACGGCGAAGACGATATTTATACATTAAAGAAGGAAACGTGGGACCAGAAACGCTATTCTTTGGGCGATGACAAAAGTATTCAGGAAGAAGTTTTGGGAAGCTTCAAACAATATCCCATCCGTTTGGCGTGGGCGGTTACCATTCATAAATCGCAGGGATTAACGTTCGACCGCCTCATTATCGATGCGGGAAAATCTTTCGCCTCGGGGCAGGTTTACGTGGCGCTGTCGCGGTGCCGGACTTTGGAAGGGATCGTTTTGAAATCGAAAATTACACCCAACGTCATTTTCGCGGATAAAAGAGTTTCGAAATTTCAGGACGAAACACATGCGAACGATCGAGTGGAGGAAATTCTGAACACGGAAAAGTACGATTACAGCATCAAAAAGATCAGTAGCCGGCTGGACTGCAAATGGATCGCCGGGTCTTTGGAAATGTGGTACAACAGCGCAAAATTCAGCAAATTTCTGGATCAGGATAAAGCCAAGTTCATTTATGGAAGTTTAAAACCCGACGTCAGTAATTTTGGCGTGATCTTCGAAAAATTTGAGAAAATTATTCAACAGAAAACGCATAAATTCATACAGGGAACGGAAGAATGGGAAGAGATTGAAACGAAGGCAAAAGGCGCGGTGAATTTCTTTTTCAGCAACATTAATGAAAAGGTTTTCTCGCCTTTGAAAGAATTTTACGCGGAAAGCAAAGGTGTAAAAGGTTTGAAACAGTACAACGAGGATTTCCGCGTTTTTCTGGATGATCTGGAAGATTACCTGAATGATCTAAAAACCGTTCACCTTCTCGAAACACCACTTTTCGACAAAAGCCTCGACGTTCCGGTGACCGCGAAGATCGCCAAAATCCCGTCGCATATTTTGACTTTTCAATTGTTTGAAGACGGAAAAACCATCCCGGAAATTGCGAAAGAACGCGGTTTGGTAACCGAAACGATTTATGGTCATCTTGCGAAATTCGCCGAACAGGGCCTGCTTGAAATCGCGCGGATCTTCGATAAAGAAAAAATTAAAACGTTTGAAAAGGAATTTAAGAAATCTTCCTACGAAACCTTAAACGACTGGAAAAGAGTTTTGCCGAATGATTTTGAATTTAATGAAATCCGGCTGCTGCTGAATCATTTTAATTTTCGGAAAAAATAA
- a CDS encoding YihY/virulence factor BrkB family protein has protein sequence MKHIKRGWKILKKTFEDWNNSSASKDSAGMAYYAIFSLPGLLIIVIWISGLFFGDEAVRGEITDQASGIAGKDIADSLQSMVLSAVWDHQNIWMKILGICTLIFGATTLFFHMQRSLNLLWEVEAEPKKAFQKYIIDRANSLGMILIIAFLLLISLILSSVLGLANNWITRNFGLETFIFAQVLNVVISFFVVIVLFASMFKILPDVEIEWRSVWIGALVTAVLFSIGKFLLGYYFELSKPTSIFGAAGTIILLMMWINYTCQIVFFGAEFTKVYAREMGHSIKLSSHAKWIAAKKVRETEEEKEN, from the coding sequence ATGAAACATATAAAACGCGGCTGGAAAATTTTGAAAAAAACTTTCGAAGACTGGAATAATTCCTCCGCGTCGAAAGATTCCGCGGGCATGGCTTATTACGCCATTTTTTCTTTGCCGGGTTTACTCATCATCGTTATCTGGATCTCCGGATTATTTTTCGGGGACGAAGCCGTTCGGGGCGAAATTACAGATCAGGCAAGCGGAATTGCAGGAAAAGATATTGCCGACAGCCTGCAATCTATGGTTTTAAGCGCCGTGTGGGACCATCAAAATATATGGATGAAAATTTTAGGCATTTGCACTTTAATCTTTGGGGCAACCACGTTGTTTTTTCACATGCAGCGCAGTTTAAATCTTCTGTGGGAAGTGGAAGCGGAACCGAAGAAAGCCTTTCAAAAATATATTATCGATCGCGCTAACTCTCTGGGAATGATCCTGATTATCGCCTTTTTACTCCTCATCAGTTTAATTTTATCTTCCGTTTTGGGCTTAGCCAATAACTGGATCACCCGCAATTTCGGTCTGGAAACTTTTATTTTCGCGCAGGTGCTCAATGTGGTCATCAGTTTCTTCGTGGTTATCGTTCTTTTCGCCTCGATGTTCAAAATATTGCCCGACGTCGAAATCGAATGGCGTTCCGTGTGGATCGGCGCGCTCGTAACGGCTGTTCTTTTCAGTATCGGTAAATTCCTGCTCGGTTATTATTTTGAACTGTCGAAACCTACCTCCATTTTTGGCGCGGCGGGCACCATTATTCTGTTAATGATGTGGATTAATTACACGTGTCAGATCGTATTTTTCGGTGCCGAATTCACAAAAGTCTACGCCCGCGAGATGGGGCATTCCATCAAACTTTCTTCTCACGCGAAGTGGATTGCGGCAAAAAAAGTGCGGGAAACGGAAGAGGAAAAAGAAAATTAA
- a CDS encoding GNAT family N-acetyltransferase translates to MNDLPELYTERLILNRPTLHDLEDFLFHINSTEDYSKNLFNISFPFSPEQAEKWLERCDLGIDSGASLRFAVREKEAGKLIGTIGLHLNQEHQKAELGYWLGKDFWGKGYLTEALAAVLKLGFEELNLNKIYATHFLYNPGSGRVMQKAGLKFEGLQKQEYFQHGEFLDVHRYALLKEDFTS, encoded by the coding sequence ATGAATGATCTGCCTGAACTGTACACCGAACGACTGATTTTAAATCGGCCCACTCTGCATGATCTGGAGGATTTTCTTTTTCACATCAATTCCACCGAAGATTATTCTAAAAACCTTTTTAACATCAGTTTTCCCTTTTCGCCCGAGCAAGCCGAAAAATGGCTGGAACGCTGCGATCTGGGAATCGACTCCGGAGCCTCGCTGCGGTTTGCTGTTCGCGAAAAAGAAGCAGGCAAATTAATCGGTACCATCGGGCTTCACCTTAACCAGGAACATCAAAAAGCAGAACTCGGGTATTGGTTAGGGAAAGATTTCTGGGGAAAAGGATATTTAACGGAAGCTTTGGCAGCGGTCCTAAAACTCGGCTTTGAAGAACTAAATCTTAATAAAATTTACGCCACCCATTTTCTGTATAATCCCGGCTCCGGCAGAGTGATGCAGAAAGCAGGACTGAAATTTGAAGGTTTGCAAAAACAGGAATATTTTCAGCACGGCGAGTTTCTGGACGTTCACCGCTATGCTTTGCTGAAAGAAGATTTTACCTCTTAA
- a CDS encoding gamma carbonic anhydrase family protein, with the protein MALIKELLGKTPQIGADTFLAETATIIGDVKMGSECSVWYNAVIRGDVNFITIGDKVNVQDNAMLHCTFEKFPLIIGNNVSIGHNAIVHGCTVHDNVLIGMGAIVMDDCMVESNSIIGAGSVVVQGTHVKSGEVWGGIPARKIKDISTELLEGEVNRIANNYVKYSSWYKVAGEKPEEILDL; encoded by the coding sequence ATGGCATTAATTAAAGAACTTTTAGGAAAAACACCGCAAATCGGTGCAGACACTTTTTTAGCGGAAACCGCAACCATAATTGGCGATGTAAAAATGGGAAGCGAATGCAGTGTTTGGTACAATGCTGTAATTCGCGGCGACGTTAATTTTATTACGATAGGCGATAAAGTTAACGTGCAGGATAACGCCATGCTGCACTGTACGTTCGAAAAATTTCCCCTAATTATTGGAAACAATGTATCGATTGGTCATAACGCTATTGTTCACGGTTGCACGGTTCACGATAATGTGCTGATCGGTATGGGCGCCATTGTAATGGACGACTGTATGGTGGAAAGCAATTCCATTATTGGTGCGGGATCGGTCGTGGTCCAGGGAACGCACGTTAAATCCGGCGAAGTTTGGGGTGGAATTCCGGCCCGTAAAATTAAAGATATTTCTACCGAACTTCTGGAAGGTGAGGTTAACCGAATTGCGAATAATTATGTAAAATATTCCTCCTGGTACAAAGTTGCCGGAGAAAAACCGGAAGAAATTTTAGATCTTTAA
- a CDS encoding NifU family protein — protein sequence MRQIIIEPTENPKVMKFVADYNLIPGSLELDRTSDISEIPLAQELFNYPFVERIFVTANFIAVAKQDTIEWEHVVESLKNVIEDELLANPRLYLQKKREMYQIYSEMTPNPAVMKFVSTKMLMDGFVEVKLKEEAAAIPLAQAIFNEFDFAKEVFISDNFVAVTKNVSVEWHEVMVPVRAFIAEYLQNGGTISDLQPQKHESPVENLINRDYTETEQKISDILNEYVAPAVEGDGGKISLMEYVAETKTAKMLLQGACSGCPSSTATLKGGIESVLKQFLPELVENVEAVNG from the coding sequence ATGAGACAAATTATTATAGAGCCTACTGAAAACCCAAAAGTGATGAAGTTTGTAGCAGATTACAACCTGATCCCGGGATCGCTGGAACTGGACAGAACTTCGGATATTTCGGAAATTCCGTTGGCTCAGGAACTTTTCAATTATCCGTTTGTAGAAAGAATTTTTGTTACTGCTAATTTTATCGCCGTAGCGAAACAGGATACCATAGAGTGGGAGCATGTTGTAGAAAGTTTAAAAAACGTGATCGAAGATGAACTGCTGGCAAATCCGCGGCTTTACCTTCAGAAGAAAAGAGAAATGTATCAAATCTATTCGGAGATGACGCCTAATCCGGCGGTTATGAAATTTGTTTCGACCAAAATGCTGATGGATGGTTTTGTGGAGGTAAAATTGAAGGAGGAAGCCGCGGCTATTCCGTTGGCGCAGGCGATTTTTAACGAATTCGACTTTGCTAAAGAAGTGTTTATTTCGGATAACTTTGTTGCGGTGACGAAAAATGTTTCCGTGGAATGGCATGAAGTTATGGTGCCGGTAAGAGCCTTCATCGCAGAATATCTTCAAAATGGCGGCACAATTTCCGACCTGCAGCCACAAAAGCATGAAAGTCCTGTTGAAAATTTAATCAACAGAGATTATACTGAAACCGAACAGAAAATTTCGGATATTTTGAATGAATACGTGGCACCCGCTGTTGAAGGTGATGGCGGCAAAATATCGTTAATGGAATATGTGGCGGAAACCAAAACGGCAAAAATGCTGCTTCAGGGCGCCTGTTCGGGCTGTCCAAGTTCTACCGCAACGCTGAAAGGCGGTATTGAAAGTGTTTTGAAACAGTTTTTGCCGGAGTTGGTAGAAAATGTAGAAGCCGTAAACGGATAG